A portion of the Calliphora vicina chromosome 5, idCalVici1.1, whole genome shotgun sequence genome contains these proteins:
- the EndoG gene encoding endonuclease G, mitochondrial yields the protein MNKKFVTTILTVGAAGLGAYHYGSYTERQRILQNIPVYEQQQMELLHKHSQKPGFPLFASVSAAVPAPADDINVAATPMRVSQIMKYGFPSLDSVRSYSDYVLSYDRRNRVASWVFEHLTADSIAKNEAVDRAKCDFKPDESIHPYFQSQNSDYRRSGFDRGHMAAAGNHKRHQKHCDDTFYLTNMAPQVGQGFNRDSWERLESYVRKLTKTYSNVYVCTGPLYLPRQEDDGKKYVKYQVIGNNNVAVPTHFYKVIVGETSDSHLEMEAYVMPNQVISDETPLQVFQVPPESVERAAGLLFFDKINKKQLTKINGKKV from the exons atgaataagaaatttgtaACTACTATTTTGACGGTGGGCGCTGCCGGTCTGGGTGCTTACCACTATGGCAGCTATACGGAAAGGCaaagaattttacaaaatatacctGTCTATGAGCAGCAACAAATGGAACTCTTGCATAAG CATTCCCAAAAACCCGGCTTTCCCTTATTTGCCTCCGTTTCGGCTGCTGTACCCGCACCTGCTGATGACATCAATGTAGCTGCTACACCTATGCGTGTATCGCAAATAATGAAATATGGTTTTCCCAGTTTGGATTCGGTGCGTTCTTATTCAGATTATGTGTTAAGCTACGATCGCCGCAATCGTGTGGCCTCCTGGGTGTTTGAACACTTAACCGCCGACTCTATTGCCAAAAACGAAGCAGTCGATAGAGCCAAATGTGATTTCAAACCGGACGAAAGCATTCACCCCTACTTCCAATCCCAAAATTCCGATTATCGCCGTTCGGGCTTTGATCGTGGTCATATGGCTGCTGCCGGCAATCACAAAAGACATCAAAAACATTGTGATGACACTTTCTATTTGACAAATATGGCACCTCAAGTGGGCCAAGGTTTCAACCGCGACTCTTGGGAACGTTTGGAAAGTTATGTCCGCAAATTGACAAAAACCTACAGCAATGTTTATGTGTGTACAGGTCCCTTGTATTTGCCACGACAAGAGGATGATGGCAAAAAGTATGTTAAATATCAAGTAATTGGTAATAATAATGTGGCTGTGCCCACACATTTCTATAAAGTGATTGTTGGCGAGACCTCGGATAGCCATTTGGAAATGGAAGCTTATGTTATGCCCAATCAGGTGATTAGTGATGAGACACCTTTGCAAGTATTCCAAGTACCACCAGAATCGGTTGAGAGAGCGGCTGGCCTTTTATTTTTCGACAAAATCAATAAGAAACAACTGACAAAGATCAATGGTAAAAAGGTTTAA
- the LOC135961068 gene encoding uncharacterized protein LOC135961068 has protein sequence MSEYHRLTDQKYSEAEYLFQTIEMAKSDEEFNVELCSTPPSHTELELALMDNDLESIYSWKLVKRRRPRRRYTVSHGGGGGGSGGGNSVNGHNANVCNLGGGGSGGLPPAPPSTPTSLTPTNTSLSSSLPNSGVGGVVTEEEQQRLDSLLYILDYAPKYKKKLKEQQRTDAELAELFNVVSITATNGTSSSSSSKTKFQPERGVSSTSRSIRKHDVKSMKIFKVHRNLKESFRERDEEDSVSAPEYDTEEEDTRFHRLGRIKPSQRLSLTKRQRRFARFEHAERMEAMVDIFDEAMNFNET, from the exons ATGTCTGAGTATCACCGTTTGACGGATCAAAAATATTCGGAAGCTGAATATCTCTTCCAG ACAATCGAAATGGCCAAATCAGATGAGGAATTCAATGTGGAGTTGTGTTCCACGCCACCATCGCACACAGAATTAGAATTGGCATTGATGGACAACGACTTAGAGTCCATATATTCGTGGAAGTTAGTAAAACGCAGACGACCCCGCCGCCGTTACACTGTATCTCATGGTGGAGGAGGTGGTGGTAGCGGCGGAGGAAATAGTGTTAATGGTCATAATGCTAATGTTTGCAATCTAGGAGGCGGTGGTAGTGGCGGATTGCCACCGGCTCCTCCTTCCACGCCCACTTCACTAACACCCACTAATACAAGCCTCTCATCGTCGCTACCGAATTCAGGCGTCGGAGGCGTTGTTACCGAAGAAGAGCAACAACGTCTCGATAGTCTACTCTACATTCTCGATTATGCACCCAAGTACAAAAAGAAATTGAAGGAACAGCAACGCACTGATGCTGAATTAGCAGAACTTTTTAATGTTGTCTCCATAACCGCCACAAATGGTACATCATCGTCGTCCTCTTCGAAAACTAAATTCCAGCCAGAGCGCGGTGTCTCCTCAACATCGCGCTCTATACGCAAACACGATGTGAAATCTATGAAAATCTTTAAGGTTCACCGCAACCTAAAGGAATCGTTTCGGGAACGCGATGAAGAAGATTCCGTTTCGGCGCCCGAATACGATACCGAAGAAGAAGATACCCGCTTTCATCGTTTGGGCCGCATAAAGCCCTCTCAACGGTTGTCGCTAACAAAGCGGCAACGACGTTTTGCCCGCTTTGAACATGCCGAACGTATGGAGGCaatggttgatatttttgatgaaGCCATGAATTTTAATGAAACCTAA
- the LOC135960292 gene encoding spermatogenesis-associated protein 20: protein MFKNICRSTNLVRQTTQNTATKGVTTTSAQNLSSSSNLLLITAQQQGTTSSTARCLLHTSATASTTTTSATAAYTPNVVTLKRSKSQTQFTLLPRLSRLRTMSTGSAGSTGTSPPKPVSPKFTNRLAQERSPYLLQHAHNPVDWYPWGDEAIAKARNENKLIFLSVGYSTCHWCHVMEHESFENEEVAAIMNENFVNIKVDREERPDIDRIYMQFVLMMNGSGGWPMSVWLTPDLAPITAGTYFPPHDRWGMPSFKTVLRAIASKWIANEEQLKSTGLEVISAIQKSLSEKSTETVFAPGSADAKLQEALKIFTQRFDNEYGGFGNHPKFPEVARLNFLFHAYIVTKKVDILDMAVETLHHIGRGGIHDHVFGGFARYSVDRKWHVPHFEKMLYDQGQLLAAYANAYKLTRDETFREYADGIFRYITTDLQHPAGGFYAGEDADSLAKAEDTKKVEGAFYAWTYKEIKKAIEDNVDKYSGVKMDVNKIFEIYSHHYDVKPLGNVDPASDPHGHLNAKNILIVRESVEETCGKFSVEENQLKEILQITNGILNDIRKLRPRPHLDTKIICSWNGLVLTGLCKLANCGGPKRPEYMAVCAKLVKFMHEHLFDKEKKLLKRSCYGVATNDSTLQENLEAERIDGFLDDYAFLIKGLLDYYKASLDPFALQWAKELQEIQDTLFWDTEHGAYFYSKANSPNVVMRLKDDHDGAEPCGNSVAARNLILLSHYFDDDSYAKRASKLFEFFSDQQPFGYALPEMLSALMLHENGLDLVAVVGPDTETTKQFVEICRKYYIPGMIIVHVNPHEPEQAYNQRVQEKFKMINGKPTVYICHDKVCRMPVTDPVKLEENLTENFFKGRL from the exons atgtttaaaaatatttgtcgaTCTACTAATTTAGTACGTCAAACAACTCAGAATACGGCCACTAAGGGAGTCACCACAACTAGTGCTCAGAACTTAAGCAGCAGTAGCAATCTATTATTAATAACAGCTCAACAGCAAGGTACAACGAGCTCAACAGCACGTTGTCTTTTACATACTTCAGCCACAGCGTCTACAACAACCACATCAGCAACAGCAGCATACACACCAAACGTTGTAACGCTAAAACGCAGCAAGTCACAGACCCAATTTAC TCTACTACCACGTCTTTCACGTCTACGCACCATGTCTACTGGCAGCGCTGGTTCTACCGGTACCTCTCCACCTAAACCTGTTTCGCCCAAATTTACCAATCGTTTGGCCCAAGAGAGATCACCTTATCTGCTGCAACATGCTCATAATCCGGTCGATTGGTATCCCTGGGGTGATGAAGCCATCGCAAAGGctagaaatgaaaataaattgattttcctATCGGTGGGCTATTCCACTTGTCATTGGTGTCATGTTATGGAACATGAATCGTTTGAAAATGAGGAGGTTGCTGCcattatgaatgaaaattttgTCAACATTAAGGTGGATCGTGAAGAGCGGCCCGATATTGATCGCATTTATATGCAGTTTGTATTGATGATGAACGGCAGTGGTGGTTGGCCCATGAGTGTCTGGTTGACACCCGATTTGGCACCCATAACGGCGGGTACATATTTTCCACCACATGATCG CTGGGGTATGCCCTCCTTCAAAACGGTACTTCGAGCTATAGCCTCCAAGTGGATAGCCAATGAAGAGCAATTAAAGTCAACCGGCCTAGAGGTCATTAGTGCTATACAAAAATCGCTTAGCGAAAAATCTACTGAAACAGTATTTGCACCCGGAAGTGCTGATGCAAAACTACAAGAAGCCCTTAAGATATTCACACAACGTTTTGATAACGAATACGGTGGCTTTGGTAATCATCCTAAATTCCCCGAAGTAGCAAGGCTTAATTTTCTATTCCATGCTTATATTGTAACTAAAAAGGTGGATATTTTAGACATGGCTGTAGAGACTCTACATCACATTGGGCGGGGTGGCATACATGATCATGTATTTGGAGGTTTTGCCCGTTATTCAGTGGATCGTAAGTGGCATGTACCACATTTCGAGAAGATGCTGTATGATCAGGGTCAATTGTTGGCCGCCTATGCTAATGCCTATAAATTGACTAGAGACGAAACGTTCCGGGAATATGCTGATGGTATATTTCGCTACATAACCACTGATTTACAACATCCAGCAGGTGGTTTCTATGCCGGCGAAGATGCAGATTCTTTAGCAAAAGCTGAGGATACCAAGAAAGTGGAGGGTGCTTTTTATGCTTGGACTTATAAAGAGATCAAAAAAGCCATCGAAGATAATGTAGACAAATATAGCGGGGTCAAAATggatgtaaataaaatatttgaaatatatagcCATCATTATGATGTCAAGCCCTTGGGTAATGTGGACCCGGCCAGTGATCCTCATGGTCATTTgaatgcaaaaaatattttaattgtcagAGAATCAGTTGAAGAAACCTGCGgcaaattttctgtagaagaaAATCAACTCAAGGAAATTCTACAAATTACTAATGGTATTTTAAATGATATAAGAAAATTGCGTCCCAGACCTCATTTGGATACGAAAATCATATGCTCGTGGAATGGTCTAGTGCTCACCGGTCTCTGTAAGTTGGCCAATTGTGGTGGTCCCAAAAGGCCTGAGTATATGGCTGTTTGTgcaaaattagttaaatttatGCACGAGCATTTGTTTGACAAGGAAAAGAAACTATTGAAAAGGTCTTGTTATGGTGTGGCCACAAATGACAGTACTTTGCAGGAAAATTTGGA ggCCGAACGTATTGATGGTTTCTTAGATGATTATGCCTTTTTGATTAAAGGTTTGTTGGACTATTATAAGGCCTCTTTGGATCCCTTCGCTTTGCAGTGGGCCAAAGAATTGCAAGAAATTCAGGATACATTGTTCTGGGATACAGAACATGGAGCTTATTTCTATTCGAAAGCCAATTCTCCCAATGTGGTGATGCGTTTAAAGGATG ATCACGATGGCGCTGAACCGTGTGGCAACAGTGTGGCTGCACGAAATCTCATTCTACTTTCACATTATTTTGATGATGACAGCTATGCTAAACGTGCCTCCAAACTATTCGAATTCTTCTCCGATCAACAACCATTTGGTTATGCTCTTCCCGAAATGTTATCGGCTTTAATGTTGCATGAAAATGGTCTGGATTTAGTAGCTGTCGTGGGACCTGATACGGAAACCACTAAACAGTTTGTGGAAATTTGTCGTAAATACTATATACCCGGCATGATTATAGTCCATGTCAATCCTCACGAGCCCGAACAGGCCTACAATCAGCGCGTGCAAGAGAAATTCAAAATGATTAATGGCAAACCTACGGTTTATATATGTCATGATAAGGTATGTCGTATGCCTGTCACCGATCCGGTTAAATTGGAGGAAAATTTAACCGAGAATTTCTTCAAGGGCAGgctttaa
- the CCT5 gene encoding T-complex protein 1 subunit epsilon, with translation MMSGFPGSIAFDEYGRPFIILRDQDKQKRITGTDAIKSHILAARQIASIIKTSLGPKGLDKIMVSPDGDVTVTNDGATIMKLMDVDHEIGKLMVQLSQSQDDEIGDGTTGVVVLAGALLEQAEGLIDRGIHPIRIADGFELAAQCAVKQLEAIAEPFPIDPNNKEPLIQIAMTTLGSKIVNKCHRQMAEMAVDAVLNVADIEKKDVNFELIKIETKVGGRMEDSMLVKGVVVDKTMSHAQMPKTLRNVKLAILTCPFEPPKPKTKHKLDVTSAEDYKLLREYEQEKFIEMVKKVKDAGATLAICQWGFDDEANHMLLQQNLPAVRWVGGPEIELIAIATGGRIVPRFEELTPEKLGTAGLVREVSFGTSKDKMLVIEECKNSKAVTIFLRGGNQMITAEAKRSIHDALCVVRSLVKDSRIVYGGGAAEISCSVAVAKEADQLSTLEQYAFRSFAVALENIPLALAENSGLHPIETLSELKARQVAENCPSLGVDCMLTGDSNMKTHNVVESLNSKKQQILLATQLVKMILKIDDVRSKNEGGDYY, from the exons ATGATGAGCGGATTTCCGGGATCCATCGCCTTTGATGAATATGGCAGACCTTTCATCATTTTGCGCGATCAAGATAAACAAAAACGTATCACAGGCACAGATGCCATAAAG AGTCACATTTTGGCTGCCCGCCAAATTGCATCCATCATTAAGACCTCTTTGGGTCCCAAGGGTTTGGATAAGATTATGGTCAGTCCTGATGGTGATGTTACCGTTACCAATGACGGTGCTACTATTATGAAACTGATGGATGTCGATCATGAAATTGGCAAATTGATGGTTCAATTGTCACAATCACAGGATGATGAAATTGGTGATGGTACCACTGGTGTTGTAGTCTTGGCCGGAGCATTGCTCGAACAAGCCGAGGGTCTCATCGATCGTGGCATCCATCCCATACGTATTGCCGATGGTTTCGAATTGGCTGCCCAGTGTGCCGTCAAGCAATTGGAAGCCATTGCTGAACCCTTCCCCATTGATCCCAACAATAAGGAACCCCTTATTCAAATCGCTATGACCACTTTGGGCTCAAAGATTGTCAACAAGTGCCATCGTCAAATGGCCGAGATGGCTGTTgatgctgtcttgaatgtggcTGATATCGAGAAGAAAGATGTCAATTTTGAATTGATCAAGATCGAAACTAAAGTTGGCGGTCGTATGGAAGATTCTATGTTGGTTAAGGGTGTCGTTGTCGACAAAACCATGAGTCATGCTCAGATGCCCAAGACATTGCGCAATGTAAAATTGGCTATACTCACCTGTCCCTTTGAACCACCAAAGCCCAAGACCAAGCATAAGTTGGATGTTACCTCGGCCGAGGACTACAAGTTATTGCGTGAATATGAACAAGAGAAATTCATTGAGATGGTTAAGAAGGTCAAGGATGCCGGTGCCACTTTAGCCATTTGCCAGTGGGGCTTTGATGATGAAGCCAATCATATGTTGTTGCAGCAAAACTTGCCTGCTGTACGTTGGGTAGGTGGTCCTGAGATTGAATTGATTGCCATTGCTACTGGCGGCAGAATTGTACCACGTTTTGAGGAATTGACCccagagaaattgggtaccgcTGGTCTAGTTAGAGAAGTTT CCTTTGGCACCTCTAAGGACAAGATGCTGGTCATCGAAGAATGCAAAAACTCTAAGGCTGTCACAATTTTCTTGCGCGGTGGCAATCAAATGATTACTGCTGAGGCTAAGCGTTCCATTCATGATGCTTTATGTGTTGTTCGTTCTTTGGTTAAG GACTCCCGCATTGTTTATGGTGGCGGTGCTGCTGAAATCAGCTGCTCTGTAGCCGTTGCCAAGGAAGCCGATCAACTCTCCACCTTGGAACAGTATGCCTTCCGCTCATTCGCCGTCGCCTTGGAAAATATTCCCTTGGCTTTGGCCGAAAACAGTGGTTTGCATCCCATTGAAACCTTGTCTGAATTGAAGGCTCGTCAAGTTGCTGAAAACTGCCCCAGCCTAGGTGTTGACTGCATGTTGACCGGAGATTCAAACATGAAGACACACAATGTTGTTGAATCTCTCAATTCCaagaaacaacaaattttgttggccACCCAATTGGTTAagatgattttgaaaattgatgaTGTACGTTCCAAGAATGAAGGTGGTGATTATTACTAA